Genomic DNA from Myxococcus guangdongensis:
TGGTGGCGGTGGTGGCGGGGACGGAATGGTGTTCCCGAACTACGGCCGCAGCAAGGGCGCGCCCGTCTCGGGAGCGAGCATGCAGGACCTGGAGTTCTACGCGAATGGTGCGCGCCGTTCGCTGAACGACCCGAGCAAGTCGCGCTGGCACGACAAGGAGCGCCAGCTGCTCTCCGCCATCGAGGCGGAGATGGCGCGTCAGCAGGGCGGCGGCGGTGGCAGCGAGGGTGGCGGCTACGGCGGCGGTCGTGGTGGTGGCGACAGCTTCGGTGGCCGCGGTGGTGGTGGCTACCAGGACGATGTCCCGCCGCCCAACGACGACGACAACATCCCGTTCTGAGTCCGGAGCAGTCCTCACGGGCACCGTCGAGCGCGGTGCCCGTGTTCGGCAACCCAGGAGGCGTGACCTCGAACGCCCCGGGCTGCGCGAGCGCAGCACGTTCAAGCCACGGCGCGAATCTCTCCCGCGTAGGGCAACCACACGGTGAAGGTGGTGCCCTGGCCGACGGTGCTGTGCACGATGACCTCGCCGTGGTGACCATCGACGATGCGTCGGACGATGGCGAGCCCCAGCCCGGTGCCACTGGCGCGCGTGGTGAAGAACGGCTCGAAGATGCGCTGTTGCAGCTCGTTCGTCATCCCATGCCCGGTGTCGGAGATGGTGAGCCGGGCGTGAGGCGTGCCCGAGCGGACATCCGTCTCGATGCGGGTGACCAGGCTGCCACCGGCCGGCATGGCCTGCACGGCGTTGGTGAACAGGTTGGTGAGCGCCACGTGGAGCAGGTGCGCGTCGAGCGCGATGGGCGGCAGCGTCTCGTCCAAATCTCGCGACACGTTGATGCCCGAGCCCCCCGAGCGCAGCGACGCCACGAGCGCGCCCTCCACCACGGGCCCGAGTGACTGACTTCGCAGCCGGGGCTCGACGGGGCGGGTGAAGTCGAGCAGGTCATTGACGAGCAGGGCCAGTCGTTCGACCTCCTCGTCCATGATGTCCATCAGGGAGCCAGTGGGGCCGGTGGCCATCTGGGGCGTCAGGCGTCGGATGGCGGCGAGCGCGTTGGAGATGGCGCCCAGCGGATTGCGGACCTCGTGGGCCACGGTAGCGCTCAGCTCGCCGAGCGCGGCCATGCGCTCGCGCTGCACCAGGGTGGCCTGGGTGGCGGCGAGGGTCTGCAGCGACTGACGCAGCTCCTGGTTGAGGTGGCTGACCTCCTCCTGGGCGCGGCGTCGCTCACTGAGGGCGCTGGCGAGCAGCAGTCCGGACACGCTGGCCACGGCGAGGAAGGACTGGAGGAAGGTGAGGCTGTCGTTGTGCCACGCGAACTGGGCGAACGGGCCGTTGCCCAGGGCGGTGTGCAGCAGGGACAGCGAGGACATCACCGCGGCGGCCATGGTGATGCCCCGGGCCTCGAAGCGCAGGGCGGCCCACAGCAGGAACGGGAACGTCAGGTACGTCACCGGATGGAAGGTGGCGGGAGGCGCGGCCGACGGCGGCATGCGGAACACCCAGTGGGTGGCCACGCCGAGCAGCAGCAGGAGCGCCATCAGCTCCAGTCGTCGCTGCCGGTTCCAGCCGCTGGTCCCCCGCGCCGTCCAGGTGAGCAGCAGGGGCGCGACGAGCAGCACGCCCATGGCGTTGCCCACCCAGAATACCCGCCACGACGGCCAGAAGTCCTGGGGGGAAAGGCGCTGCTCGGACAGCAGCATGCTCATGCCCAGGCTCGCGCTGAGCAGGGTGGCGCCCAGGGCGCCCAGCCCCACCAGTCCCAGCACATCGCGCACGCGGTCCATCGACGGGTGGAAGCGGACCACCCGGCGCAGCATCAGCGCTCCGACCATGGCCTCCAGCAGGTTGCCCGCGGCGATGACGAAGCCGGTGGAGGTGACGGGCCCGTGGGCGGAGCCCACCGCGAAGGGTTCGACCAGGATGGCGGCCAGCACGAGTGCGGGCCACTCACGGTGCCGCGTGAGCAGCAGCCCCGCGAGCGCCACGCCACTGGACGGCCACATGGCGGAGACGCGCTCGGGAGGAAACGCCAGCACCGCGCCCAGCCGTGCTCCCAGCGCATATGCGGCCGTGAAGAGCACCAGCCGGAGGACGGGCTGCCAGCGGCGGGGGATGGACTCGAGCGAGGGCACGACCCATTCGTCGACCGGGCACCCGCTCTGGGAGTGCGCGGTCCCGCGACGCCTTTCGGAGGCGCACACTGGCACGGTCCCGAGCACCCCGGGAAGTATCCGGGAAATCCCCGAGCCCCAGCCGGGAACCCGCGGGGCCCCTGGCGTGTCCAGTGCCATGGGTCCAAGATGTCTCGGCACTCGGAGTGCGCAATCACTCGCAACCCTGGCGTTACCGGTCTCGAGGAGGCCTCGTCGAGTGGAGCGGCTCCGCACTCGAAGTCAATGTATCGCCGGAGCTGCTTCAATTCCGCAGCAAGCCGCTTCATTTATGAAGCGCCACGGTCCTCCGTGTGAATCCAGAGGGTTGTGATGGCTCGATGGCGAGAGGCTCTTCAAGAGTGAAGCGGCTTACGGGTTGGCAGGCCGTCATTTCAAGGGCTTCGTATCTGGCGTGAATCCTGCTCGATGCAGCGGGCCAGGGAATCCCTCCCATCCGGCGTGGCTGTGAAAAAACGAGGCCATGAAATGACACCCAATGTCTGTGTCGTCGGTGCCGGAGCATTTGTTCCATCGCGTCGGGTGAGCAACGCG
This window encodes:
- a CDS encoding MASE1 domain-containing protein, which translates into the protein MPSLESIPRRWQPVLRLVLFTAAYALGARLGAVLAFPPERVSAMWPSSGVALAGLLLTRHREWPALVLAAILVEPFAVGSAHGPVTSTGFVIAAGNLLEAMVGALMLRRVVRFHPSMDRVRDVLGLVGLGALGATLLSASLGMSMLLSEQRLSPQDFWPSWRVFWVGNAMGVLLVAPLLLTWTARGTSGWNRQRRLELMALLLLLGVATHWVFRMPPSAAPPATFHPVTYLTFPFLLWAALRFEARGITMAAAVMSSLSLLHTALGNGPFAQFAWHNDSLTFLQSFLAVASVSGLLLASALSERRRAQEEVSHLNQELRQSLQTLAATQATLVQRERMAALGELSATVAHEVRNPLGAISNALAAIRRLTPQMATGPTGSLMDIMDEEVERLALLVNDLLDFTRPVEPRLRSQSLGPVVEGALVASLRSGGSGINVSRDLDETLPPIALDAHLLHVALTNLFTNAVQAMPAGGSLVTRIETDVRSGTPHARLTISDTGHGMTNELQQRIFEPFFTTRASGTGLGLAIVRRIVDGHHGEVIVHSTVGQGTTFTVWLPYAGEIRAVA